GGTCCAGATGCGGCTGGCTCATGTCGCGTTCCTGCAACATTCAAGGGGAACCAAGGGCACGGCGGACAAAAGACGGTCGGGCATGAACTGAATCTGTGACAGTGCGAGAGAATTTCTTAAAAGTAAATCTACTCGACAGTAATCGGCCAGCTATTCTACCGGACCATTCCGGCAATCAGTGCGAATCCGTTAAAATCATGGCTTCACATCATTCGCAATGACGGAGCTAGCTAAACATGAACGAGAAGACCATTCCTGTGGTGGAACTGGAAGCCAAGGACCTGCCGGCCTACTGCCCGAACCCGGCGATGCCGCTGTGGTCGTCCCACCCGCGCGTCTTCCTGGATTTCGACCACCACGGCCACGCCAAGTGCCCTTACTGCGGCACCCAGTACCAGCTGAAGCCGGGCACCGTCCTGTCGCATCACTGATCGAGCAGCAAACCTGGCCGTGAGCCGCTACTGCGCCGAATGCAGCGACCTGTTCGCCGGCATGCCCGGCTACCGTGCCCCCTTCTGGCTGCCCGGCGGCCACCTGCAGACGATCTACCCGGCCGTCGCCATCCGCAAGCCGGAGCTCGCGTTCCGGCGTGAGCGCTGGGACACGCCCTGCGGCCAGGACTTCATCGACGTCGATTTCGTCGACGGCGCAGAGGATACGCCCGGCAACGGCGCCGCGCGTCCTTTCGTCCTCCTCTTCCACGGCCTCGAAGGCTCGTCGAACAGCCATTACGCGCGCGGCCTGATGGCGGCGGTCCGGGCGCGCGGCTGGCATGGCGCGATCCCGCATTTCCGCGGCTGCTCGGGCGAAGCCAACCTGGCGCCGCGCTTCTATCACTCGGGCGACGCCGAGGAACTGGACTGGATCATCCGGCGCCTGCTGCCGCGCTGCGCCGGCCCCTTCTACGTGGCCGGCGTCTCGCTGGGCGGCAATGCCCTGCTGCGCTGGCTCGGCGAGCAGCAGCACGGCGCCGGGATCGTCGACGCCGCGGTCAGCGTCTCCGCCCCGCTCGACCTGGCGGCCGGCGGCGCGGCATTGTCGACGGGTTTCAACCGCCTCTACACGCGGATGTTCCTGGAAACGCTGAAGCCCAAGGCGCTGGCCAAGCTGGAGCGCTTCCCCGGCCTGTTCGACCGCGCCGCCCTGCTCGCCGCGAAGGACCTGTACAGCTTCGACAACGTCGTCACCGCGCCCTTGCACGGCTACCGCGACACCGACGACTACTGGCACCGCGCCAGCGCCAAGCACGTGCTGCACGACATCACCGTGCCGACCCTGGTGCTGAACGCGCGCAACGATCCCTTCCTGCCGGGCCGGCACCTGCCGGTATCGGCTGCGGCCCCGGTGACGCTCGAGTATCCGGATACCGGCGGCCACGTCGGCTTCCCGACCGGCCCCTTCCCCGGCCGCATCGACTGGCTGCCCCACCGCATCCTGCACTTCTTCGACGAGGTCGCGGGCGCTGGCACGCGCGCGCCGGCGGCTTCCCAACTATGCCAAGCTTGAAGACATGGACGACATCGTAATACAGGCCATGGCCAAGTGGCCGAACGTGCCCCACTGCTATGGCTGGCTGGCACTCGACGCGCGCGGCGCCTGGCGCATGCGCGACGAGGCCGCCCAGCGCGCCGGCGCCCCGGGCGACAAGCTGACGAACGCCACCCTGGTCGGCTTCATCAAGCGCAATTACCAGCATGACGAGCGCGGCTGCTGGTATTTCCAGAACGGCCCGCAGCGGGTCTATGTGAACCTGGAAGCCACGCCCTTCATCGCCCGCACCGACCCGGGCCAGGGCTTCATCCTGCACACCGGCGAAGCGATGCCGGCGCCCGAACAGGTGTTCATGCTGGAAGCCGGCAACATCGTGCTGCGCGCCGGCGACCGCCTGGCGCAGGTGGACGACCGCGACGTGGCGCAATTGCTGCAGGCGATGGAACTGGACGGCAAGCCGGTCGGGGATGACGCATTGCTGGCCTGGCTGGAAGGCGGCCCGGGACGGCTGGCTCTGCGCTGGCAGGGTCGGGAGATCGCGGTGGAACGCCTGGCGGCGGACGAAGCGCCGCAGCGCTTCGGCTTCGTGCAGGCGCCTACTTCCGCCACCACAAGGGATCGGTAAGCCCGCCCGGATCGCGACTGGCCGGCGCCCCGGCCGTGCCTGACCCGGAAACCGCACCCGGGCGCGGACTGGCGCCGAATCCCGGCATCGCGCCGAAGCCGGCCGCCGGCGTGGTCTCGCTGCTGGTCTCGATCCTGAGCTTCGGCCCGCCGTCCGGCGCGGCCGCCCACTTGTCCTTGTCCTTCTTGTCCTGTTTCTCGTCTTTCTGGCGCTGCTGCAGGTCGCGCTCGCGGGCGTCGATCACGGCCTGGTCGTAGAAGGACACGTCCTGGGCCTTGCGCGCCAGGTTCAGCTGGTCGACCGCGGCCGGCACGGCGCCGCTCAGGACATAGGATTCGGCCAGCGCCATGTGCTGCAGCGCGATCTTGCCCTGCGCCGCATAGGTCTTGGCCAGCTGGTCGTAGAGCTTGGGCTCTTCGCGGTACTGCTGGACCTGGTCGCGCAGGAAAGAAGCGGCCTGGTCCAGCTTGCCGGCGCCGATCATCGCATCGGCGTACTGTCGCGCCAGCATGCGCGACAGCGGGAACTTCTGGTGCGCCTGCTCGGCTTCCTGCACCGCCTGCGCCAGCACCTCCGGCGGCTGGCCGGGCGCCAGCTTGATCTCGACGTCGAGGCTGGCGAACATGGCCGAGCCATCGGTGCCGGTGCGCTCGGCCGACAGCACGCCCGGGCGCGGCTTCATCGAACCCTTCGCCTTGTCGAGCCAGCCCTGCGCCGTCTTCAGCTCACCCTGCCTCAGGGCGAGGACGGACAGGCCGTACATGGCGGCGGTCTGCTGCTGGGTGTTGTCCTGCTTCAGCTGGGTTTCGAAGGCGGCCTTGGCGTCCTCGCGGCCCTTCGCGCTCTCGTCCTGCAGCACGCGGGCGCGGGCGCGCACGAGGTGGAATTCGATCGCGTCCGGCTTGATGCGGCCGGGCTTGGGCGCCTCGCGGATCCGGTTCTGGATGTCGGCGATGCGCTCGCCGGTCAGCGGGTGGCTGGACAACCAGGCCGGCGCTTCGCCGTACAGGCGGGTCGTGCCCTGCAGGCGCTTGAAGAAGGACACCATGCCGGAAGTGTCGTAGCCGGCGGCGCGCATGGTCTGGAAACCGACGCGGTCGGCCTCGCGCTCGGCGTCGCGGCTGAAATTCAGCTGGCGCTGGATGGCCAGGCCCTGCCCGCCCATCACCACGCCCATCGCCGCATCGGCGCCGCCGCCGGCCTTGCCGACCAGGGCCGCCAGGATCAGCGCCGCCAGCGGCAGCAGCGCATCCTGTTTCTGCTGCCCCAGCATGCGCGCGATGTGGCGCTGCTGCACGTGGCCGATCTCGTGCGAGAGCACCGAGGCCAGCTCGGACTCGTTCTGCGCCGCGATCAGGAGCTGCGAGTGCACGCCGATGAAGCCGCCGGGCAGCGCGAAGGCGTTGATCATCGGATCGCGCACCGCAAAGAAGAAGAAATCGGCATTCGTCTCGCCGCGCGCGCCCGGCGCGAAGGAGACCAGGTTTTCGCCGAAATTGTTCAGGTACTCGATGATGGGATCGTCGTCGAGGTAGTCGCGGTCGCGCCGGATGTCGTTCATGATCTCTTCGCCGAGCTTGCGCTCGATGACCGGAGACAGGTCGACCCGCGCGGCGTCGCCGAGCGTGGGCAAGGTGGCGTCAGGGGTGCGCAGGGTCGGTGCGGCCGGTGCCGTGGGCGCCGCCAGGGCAAAGGAAGCGGACGCGCCGAGGCAGGCGGCCGTGAGCAGGGAGCGCCAGCGCGGGCGGCGACGTTCCGGAAGTGAAAGCTGCAACATCGCTGGATTCGGGTTCGGTTTCACGATGCTATGATACCGCGTCCCGGGGCCATGTCACTGTCCCGCCACGCTCCGGTTAACTTTCCCTTAATAAACGATTACAACAATATGTCGAGCCAGGATTCGCCGCTGACCCACTTCGATGCCACCGGCCAGGCCCATATGGTCGACGTCGGCGCCAAGCAGGACACCCACCGCATCGCCGTCGCCGCCGGCACGATCCGCATGAAACCGGAGACCCTGGAGCTGATCCGCTCCGGCTCCGCCAAGAAAGGCGACGTACTCGGCATCGCGCGGATTGCCGCGATCATGGGCGCGAAGCGGACCAGCGACCTGGTGCCTTTGTGCCATCCGCTGCCGATCACGCGGGTGGCGGTGGAGTTCGAGGTCGATGGCGCGGCGAACAGCGTGCATTGCCGCGCGCAGGTCGAAACCGTCGGCAAGACCGGGGTCGAGATGGAGGCGCTGACCGCCGTACAGGTCGGGCTGTTGACGATTTACGACATGTGCAAGGCGGCCGATCGGGGCATGGTGATGACCAATGTACGGGTGCTGGAGAAGCATGGCGGCAAGTCGGGAGACTGGACGGCGGACCTCGCCTGAGCGAAAGGGCAAGATTGCTATTTTATTTCTTTTGCGCAACATATTGGCGCAAAACTGTTAAACTGGCTGTTCAAACATAGCGTCTCCCGACACAAGTGAACAACCAGCAGTTTTCTACACGTTTTACCCGATTGGTACGCGACTGGCCGGCGCTCGCAGCGGCAATTTTCGGCATGGTGGTGACCGTCGCCAGTTACCTGGCCTTCCAATGGCAGGAACAGCAACGGATCGCCGCCCACGCGCGCTTCGATGCCGGCGTGTATTCGCGCATGCTGCAGGAAGGGGCGCAATCCTATGTGCACCTGAACCGGGATGTGGCGGGTTTCTTTTCCGCGTCCATCGAAGTGACGCCTGGTGAATTCAGGTCCTACATCGACAACATCCGCTCCCGCGAAACCCATCCGGGGCTCAGCTATATAGGCTATCTGCCGCGCGTCGCAACAAGCCAGGTCGCGCGATTCGAAGCCGAGGCGCGCAAGCGCATGCCGTCTTATTCGATCCGCAGCAATCATCCGGGCGGCGACGCGGTTTTCCCCTTGCTGTACGCCGCTCCCTTCGATGAAACGGTGAAGGGCTTCCTTGGCTTCGACTATGCGATGATTACCGAGCGCCGCGAGGCGATGCAGGCCGCGGCCGATCTCGGGAGATCCGTCGCCACCCGAAAACTGGCTTATCTCTCCTCGCCGGCGGGCGCGGACTATGTTTTCATCTTCACGCCGGTCTTCGACATGTCGAAGCCGATCGGCTCGCCGGCGCAACGCCGCGCCGCGCTGTCCGGTTACATCTTCTCCGTGTTTCTGCTCGACGATGTCATAGAAGGCATCATGGGCCACCGATTCAAGCAGCAGTTCGATCTCGAAATCTACGATGGCACGCTCGATCGCCAGCACCTGCTTTACGACGGCGACAGTTACCCGCATGCGCTCGATGAGACCGCGGCCTTCTATAAGGAAACCGTCGATTTCGCGGGCCGGAAGTGGATACTGCATTTCCAGCCCAAGGCAAGCTATACGGACCGCTATGCATTGCGCCACAGCTGGCTGATCCTGCTGTCCGGCGGCCTGGCCTCGATGGTCTTCGCATGGTTGACCTGGAAATGGCTGCATCGACGTCGCGCGCAGCGCCAGCAGGCCGAACATGCGCAACGCTTCCATGCCGTTTTCGAACATCACCCTTCCGCGGTATTTTCGCTGGATGCCCAGTGGCGCATCACCAATGCGAACTCGCAGACGATTCAGCAACTGGACAGCACCAGGAGCAAGCTGGTCGGTGCGTCGATGCTGAAGCTCGTCGCAGGCGACGATATGCAGCGGGTCGAGGCCTTGTTGAACGATGCCCTGTCGGGCGAGTCGGCCCGGTTCGACTGCACCCTCGTCACCAGCGAGCAGAGGCGTATCGAAGTCAGCATCGTGCTGATCCCCGTCACGACCGCAGGCAAGGTCAGCGGCGTGCTGGCCATTGCCGATAACATCACCGAGCGGCGGCAGTCCGAATGGCGGCTGCAGGAATCCAGGCAGATGCTGCAGCTCGTCATCGACAATATTCCCCAGCGCGTGTTCTGGAAGGACACCGAGCTGTATTTCCTGGGCTGCAACAAGGCTTTCTGCGCAGACGCCGGGCTGGACGATCCACAGCAAATCGTCGGCAAGACCGACAGCGACTTCGCCTGGAAGGAAGAAGCCGAGGCTTACCGGCAGGACGACCTGCGTACGATACAAAACGGTATTGCGCGCATCAATTACGAGGAAGCCCAGCACCGCGCGGATGGCAGCGTAGGCTGGCTCAGGACCAGCAAGATTCCGCTGACGGATGGGCAAGGACTCAAGGTCGGCGTGCTCGGCGTGTACGAAGACATCACCGAGCGCAAGCGCCTGGAGCAGGGGCTGGAGCACATGGCGCTGTACGACAGCCTGACCGGCTTGCCGAACCGGGCCCATTTCCTTGCGCGCCTGGAACAGGCTGTCGACAAGGCGAAATGGCATGGTACGCTGGTCGGGCTGATGTATTTCGATATCGACAAGTTCAAGCGAATCAACGATACCTACGGCCATGACGTCGGCGACGAAGTCATCGTCCAGTTCGCTACCCGGGTGAAAAACGCGATCCGGGAGAGCGACGTGGTGGGCCGTCTGGGCGGCGATGAATTCTGCCTCCTGATCGACATGCCCAACCGGCAGGCGGTGCACAAGCTGGCTGCCAAGCTCATCGACATTATGCGGCCGCTCATGCAGGCCGGCGGGAACGCCCTGCAGGTCGGCACCAGCATCGGCATCGCTTTCCACGAGCCGGGAATCATGGCCGATGAATTGATCCGTCGTGCCGATCAGGCGATGTACCTTGCCAAGCAGGCAGGCGGAAATCAATTCACAATAGCGTAAGATAGCGCACAGCCCGCTTAAAGGACACGATGGCACGACAGCATAGTCTCAGGACCTACCTGGCAGTGTTCGCCGTCGTGCTCACGGTCGCAACGGCGGCCGTCCTCGCCCTGGTCACGGAAGACGCCGCCACCCGCCAGCTGGAGCAGCATATTGGCGACAGCCTGGCCTTGCGTGCCCGGGAAATGGCTGACAAACTTGATCGCGGCATGTACGAGCGTCGCCAGGATATCCAGGTCGAGACGCGCGCCCTGACCGATCTCGGCCTGCACAATGGCCCCGCCTTCCTGCGCAAGCGGCTCGACGCCTTGCGCAAGGCGTCCGCCAGCTATGCGTGGATCGGCTACGCCGACACGGTGGGTACGGTGCGCGCCGCCACCGACGGCCTGCTGGAAGGACAGAATGTCGCGCAGCGCCCCTGGTTCAGCGGCGCGGTCAACACTGCCTTCACCGGCGACGTGCATCAGGCCCTGCTGCTCGAGAAGCACCTGAATCCGGGCGGCCGCGAGCCGCTGCGCTTCATGGACGTCGCGATGCCGGTGTTCGACGACAAAGGGACTTTCGCCGGCGTGCTGGGCGCGCACATCGACTGGCGCTGGGTTCGGGACGCGACATCGACGTCGGACGACGGCCAGCCCACCGAAACCTTGATATTGAGCGCGGCCGGCACGGTGTTGCTCGGCCCACGCGAGCTGCAGGACAAGCCGCTTGCCCTGGCTGGCATCAAGGCGGCGCAACAGGGTTTCCACGGCTACCGCATCGAACGCTGGCCGGACGGCCGGACCTACCTTGCGGGCTATAGTCTCAGCCGCGGCTACCAGAACTATCCGGGCCTGGGCTGGGTCGTGATCGTGCGCGAACAGCTCGACAACGCGTATGCGCCGGTGAAGGTGCTGAGCAAAAAGTTCCTCATCGTCGGCACCGCCATCGCCCTGCTGTTCGCGGCCCTGGGCTGGTTCCTGGCGGTGACCATCTCGCGGCCGCTGATCACCATTACGAATGCCGCCCTATCGCTGCAGCAAGACCAATCCAAGGTGGCATTCCCAATCAACAATGGCTTCCGTGAAGTGGCTGTACTGTCGCGTTCGCTGGCCAGCCTGGTCGACACGCTGCGGCAACGTGAAACGCAGCTGCAGGACCAGGCCATGCACCAGAGCGTTACCGGCCTGCCGAACCGCCTGTATTTCACGGCGATGCTGGACGAGGCCATCGGCGCGGCCGCCGCCGGCAATAAACAACTGGCGATCGTGGCGTTTTGCCTGGACCGCTTCAATACGATCACGGATGCGCTGGACAATGCCGCGGGCAACACGGCCCTGCTGCAGATGCTGGAACGGATCAAGACCTGCATCGATGGCGCCGGCGTGCTGGGCCACCTCGACAAGGAAGAATTCGTCCTCCTCCTCCAGGGACGCGAGACCCTGCTGTCGCGCGCCACCGCGCTTGCGTCCCGGCTCCAGCAGGCGCTGGCCGCGCCGGTGCACATTCGCGGTCTCGATTTCACGCTTGGCGCCAGCGCCGGCATCAGCGTCTATCCGGACAACGGCGTGGATGCCGAAACCCTGCTGCGGCACAGCGAAGCGGCGCTGCAGCAGACCAGGGCGCGTGGCGGCAATGGCATCCAGATCTTCGAGCGGGAGGCGCACGCGCGCATTCTCGAGCGCCTGGCAATGGAGCGCGACCTGCGCCATGCGCTGAAGCACAAGGAATTCGAGCTGTTCTACCAGCCCCAGTTTTCCTTCAGCCGCAATGCCATCGTCGGCGTCGAGGCGCTCATCCGGTGGCGCCATCCGGCGCGCGGTATGGTCTCCCCCGCCCTCTTCATTCCGGCGGCCGAAGCGTGCGGCCTGATCTCGCCCATCGGCGACTGGGTTCTCGAGCAGGCCTGCGCACAGGCGCGGGCCTGGCGCGAGCAGGGCCTGCCCGAGCTGACGATCAGCGTGAACGTCTCGGCTCCGCAATTCATCGGCGGGGAACTCGCCCGCAAGGTGGGCGCCACACTGGCCGCGCACGGGATCGATCCGCGGCAGCTGAAACTCGAGATCACCGAAAGCATGGTGATGCAGGACGCCGAGCTCGGCATTGCAGTCATGCGGGAGCTGGTGGCGCTTGGGCTGAGGGTGTCCCTGGACGACTTCGGCACCGGTTACTCGAGCCTGAGCAACCTGAAGCGTTTCCCCTTGTCCGAATTGAAGATCGACCAGGCTTTCGTCCGCGAGCTGGCGCCGCGCACCCAGGACGCCGCAATCGTCAGGGCCATCATTGCAATCGGCCACGACCTGGGGCTGTCCGTGATCGCCGAAGGCGTGGAAACGGCCGCGCAGCTGGACTTCCTGCTCGAGAGCGGCTGCAATGCGGTACAGGGCTACCATATCGGCAAGCCGGTGAGCGCGGCGGACCTGGCTGCGCGACTGCGCGAGCAAGCATGATCCCTGCCTGACGCGTGCCGGCAGATAGTGGCAGAATAGCCCTGCCATCGCTGCCGGGAGGCCGCCATGCAAGGCACCGAACCGCTCGACGTTCTTCCGCTCTGGGTCCTCCTGATCGGGATCATGTGCGTCGTCCTGCTGTCGGTCGAGGGCGGCTACCGGGTGGGACAGGCCCGGGCGCGCCGGGCGCATGAGATGGAAACGCCGGTCGGCGAAATGGTCGCCTCCACGCTCGGCCTGCTGGCCTTCATTCTCGGCTTTACCTTCGGTTTGGCGGCCTCGCGCTTCGATGCCAAGCGCCAGTTGCTTGTCGACGAGGCCAACGCCATCGGCACCACCTATCTGCGCGCCGAGATGCTGCCCGAGCGGCGCGACGAGATCCGGACCCTGCTGCGCGACTACGTGGACATCCGCATCGACGCGATCACGCCCGACAAGCTGGCGCAAGGCGTCCGCCGCTCGGAAGACATCCAGAACCGGTTGTGGGCGCTGACGGTGCCGATCGCGGTGAAGCACCCCGATTCGGTCATCGTCGGCCTGTTCGTGCAGACGCTCAACGATGTGATCGACCTGCACACGAAACGGCTGAACGCGGCCGTGCGCAACCGGATTCCCTTTGCCATCTGGGCGGCGCTGTACGGGATTTCCGTGTTTTCCTTCGCCGCCATGGGGTACCACTCGGGGCTGACCGGGACCAGCCGCTCGCTCGTCATCATCGTGGTCGCCTTCACGTTTTCCGTGGTGATCGTGCTGATCGCCGACCTCGACCGGTCGCAGGAAGGCGTCTTGCGGGTCAGCCCGCAGGCGCTCATCGACTTGCGGCAGTCGATGAAATGACGCGCGCCCACGCTGCCGGATCGACGCCCCTGAACAGCAGCCACAGGCAGAACGCGCTCTCCCCCACCAGCGAGGGCAGCAGGATGAAGGGGAACAGCACGCCCTGCAGCGGCGGCGACAGCACCATGCTGAAGCTGTTCACCAGGTAGCACAGGCCGGCGAGCTGCATCAGCCAGCCGATCGCCGCCGGGAAGTAGGTGGATTTACGGATCAGGTAGCCCAGGATCAGGCACTCGACGCCGAAGAAGATCAGGGCGATGCCGAAGGCATTGTTGTGCGCGAGGATGGCCAGGTAGGCCTGCGCATGGAGCGGCTGCGGGTTTGCGGCCTGGGCATACAGGGAACTCGTGAGCGGCGCCAGCGCCTGCTGCAGGAACAGGGCGCTGACGCTCTCGACGGCGAGCGAGACCAGGCCGAAATACACCGCCGCCAGCGCCAGGGTGCGGCTCACCGGGCGCAACAGCAAGTAGAAGACCAGCATCAGCGCGATGGCGCAGATCAGCAACAGCAGCTGTCCCGCCACCCCGAGACGCCAGAGGAATTCCGACGCAAGGATGCGCTGCGCGGTGGCGGCCGCGTCGCCGGGGACGATGAGGCTGCCCCTGACGACGGCTTCGCCCAGCAGTCCGATCACGATGATGACCAGGTACAGCGCGCCGCCGATGCGCGCCACCGGCTGGATGGGAATCTGC
This window of the Massilia sp. WG5 genome carries:
- a CDS encoding DUF2946 family protein, with the protein product MDDIVIQAMAKWPNVPHCYGWLALDARGAWRMRDEAAQRAGAPGDKLTNATLVGFIKRNYQHDERGCWYFQNGPQRVYVNLEATPFIARTDPGQGFILHTGEAMPAPEQVFMLEAGNIVLRAGDRLAQVDDRDVAQLLQAMELDGKPVGDDALLAWLEGGPGRLALRWQGREIAVERLAADEAPQRFGFVQAPTSATTRDR
- a CDS encoding EAL domain-containing protein, coding for MARQHSLRTYLAVFAVVLTVATAAVLALVTEDAATRQLEQHIGDSLALRAREMADKLDRGMYERRQDIQVETRALTDLGLHNGPAFLRKRLDALRKASASYAWIGYADTVGTVRAATDGLLEGQNVAQRPWFSGAVNTAFTGDVHQALLLEKHLNPGGREPLRFMDVAMPVFDDKGTFAGVLGAHIDWRWVRDATSTSDDGQPTETLILSAAGTVLLGPRELQDKPLALAGIKAAQQGFHGYRIERWPDGRTYLAGYSLSRGYQNYPGLGWVVIVREQLDNAYAPVKVLSKKFLIVGTAIALLFAALGWFLAVTISRPLITITNAALSLQQDQSKVAFPINNGFREVAVLSRSLASLVDTLRQRETQLQDQAMHQSVTGLPNRLYFTAMLDEAIGAAAAGNKQLAIVAFCLDRFNTITDALDNAAGNTALLQMLERIKTCIDGAGVLGHLDKEEFVLLLQGRETLLSRATALASRLQQALAAPVHIRGLDFTLGASAGISVYPDNGVDAETLLRHSEAALQQTRARGGNGIQIFEREAHARILERLAMERDLRHALKHKEFELFYQPQFSFSRNAIVGVEALIRWRHPARGMVSPALFIPAAEACGLISPIGDWVLEQACAQARAWREQGLPELTISVNVSAPQFIGGELARKVGATLAAHGIDPRQLKLEITESMVMQDAELGIAVMRELVALGLRVSLDDFGTGYSSLSNLKRFPLSELKIDQAFVRELAPRTQDAAIVRAIIAIGHDLGLSVIAEGVETAAQLDFLLESGCNAVQGYHIGKPVSAADLAARLREQA
- a CDS encoding M48 family metalloprotease, which encodes MLQLSLPERRRPRWRSLLTAACLGASASFALAAPTAPAAPTLRTPDATLPTLGDAARVDLSPVIERKLGEEIMNDIRRDRDYLDDDPIIEYLNNFGENLVSFAPGARGETNADFFFFAVRDPMINAFALPGGFIGVHSQLLIAAQNESELASVLSHEIGHVQQRHIARMLGQQKQDALLPLAALILAALVGKAGGGADAAMGVVMGGQGLAIQRQLNFSRDAEREADRVGFQTMRAAGYDTSGMVSFFKRLQGTTRLYGEAPAWLSSHPLTGERIADIQNRIREAPKPGRIKPDAIEFHLVRARARVLQDESAKGREDAKAAFETQLKQDNTQQQTAAMYGLSVLALRQGELKTAQGWLDKAKGSMKPRPGVLSAERTGTDGSAMFASLDVEIKLAPGQPPEVLAQAVQEAEQAHQKFPLSRMLARQYADAMIGAGKLDQAASFLRDQVQQYREEPKLYDQLAKTYAAQGKIALQHMALAESYVLSGAVPAAVDQLNLARKAQDVSFYDQAVIDARERDLQQRQKDEKQDKKDKDKWAAAPDGGPKLRIETSSETTPAAGFGAMPGFGASPRPGAVSGSGTAGAPASRDPGGLTDPLWWRK
- a CDS encoding diguanylate cyclase domain-containing protein yields the protein MNNQQFSTRFTRLVRDWPALAAAIFGMVVTVASYLAFQWQEQQRIAAHARFDAGVYSRMLQEGAQSYVHLNRDVAGFFSASIEVTPGEFRSYIDNIRSRETHPGLSYIGYLPRVATSQVARFEAEARKRMPSYSIRSNHPGGDAVFPLLYAAPFDETVKGFLGFDYAMITERREAMQAAADLGRSVATRKLAYLSSPAGADYVFIFTPVFDMSKPIGSPAQRRAALSGYIFSVFLLDDVIEGIMGHRFKQQFDLEIYDGTLDRQHLLYDGDSYPHALDETAAFYKETVDFAGRKWILHFQPKASYTDRYALRHSWLILLSGGLASMVFAWLTWKWLHRRRAQRQQAEHAQRFHAVFEHHPSAVFSLDAQWRITNANSQTIQQLDSTRSKLVGASMLKLVAGDDMQRVEALLNDALSGESARFDCTLVTSEQRRIEVSIVLIPVTTAGKVSGVLAIADNITERRQSEWRLQESRQMLQLVIDNIPQRVFWKDTELYFLGCNKAFCADAGLDDPQQIVGKTDSDFAWKEEAEAYRQDDLRTIQNGIARINYEEAQHRADGSVGWLRTSKIPLTDGQGLKVGVLGVYEDITERKRLEQGLEHMALYDSLTGLPNRAHFLARLEQAVDKAKWHGTLVGLMYFDIDKFKRINDTYGHDVGDEVIVQFATRVKNAIRESDVVGRLGGDEFCLLIDMPNRQAVHKLAAKLIDIMRPLMQAGGNALQVGTSIGIAFHEPGIMADELIRRADQAMYLAKQAGGNQFTIA
- a CDS encoding zinc-finger domain-containing protein, with product MNEKTIPVVELEAKDLPAYCPNPAMPLWSSHPRVFLDFDHHGHAKCPYCGTQYQLKPGTVLSHH
- a CDS encoding DUF4386 domain-containing protein; the encoded protein is MTERRDRTQDEQIPIQPVARIGGALYLVIIVIGLLGEAVVRGSLIVPGDAAATAQRILASEFLWRLGVAGQLLLLICAIALMLVFYLLLRPVSRTLALAAVYFGLVSLAVESVSALFLQQALAPLTSSLYAQAANPQPLHAQAYLAILAHNNAFGIALIFFGVECLILGYLIRKSTYFPAAIGWLMQLAGLCYLVNSFSMVLSPPLQGVLFPFILLPSLVGESAFCLWLLFRGVDPAAWARVISSTAASR
- a CDS encoding YheT family hydrolase, producing MPGYRAPFWLPGGHLQTIYPAVAIRKPELAFRRERWDTPCGQDFIDVDFVDGAEDTPGNGAARPFVLLFHGLEGSSNSHYARGLMAAVRARGWHGAIPHFRGCSGEANLAPRFYHSGDAEELDWIIRRLLPRCAGPFYVAGVSLGGNALLRWLGEQQHGAGIVDAAVSVSAPLDLAAGGAALSTGFNRLYTRMFLETLKPKALAKLERFPGLFDRAALLAAKDLYSFDNVVTAPLHGYRDTDDYWHRASAKHVLHDITVPTLVLNARNDPFLPGRHLPVSAAAPVTLEYPDTGGHVGFPTGPFPGRIDWLPHRILHFFDEVAGAGTRAPAASQLCQA
- the moaC gene encoding cyclic pyranopterin monophosphate synthase MoaC translates to MSSQDSPLTHFDATGQAHMVDVGAKQDTHRIAVAAGTIRMKPETLELIRSGSAKKGDVLGIARIAAIMGAKRTSDLVPLCHPLPITRVAVEFEVDGAANSVHCRAQVETVGKTGVEMEALTAVQVGLLTIYDMCKAADRGMVMTNVRVLEKHGGKSGDWTADLA